One genomic region from Chionomys nivalis chromosome 17, mChiNiv1.1, whole genome shotgun sequence encodes:
- the LOC130889070 gene encoding apolipoprotein L2-like produces the protein MDPPPCEGSPGSKSFIEETTEYLQRSSGRGDLRLLLTEDGAWEAFVAEAELSRADADALRDALNDLTANMAEEDQDRLQNELQDTEKFVEAFPQVKLELEGHIRTLQALADRVDKVHRDCTISKVVAGSTSTVSGVLTLLGLALVPVTAGASLVLLATGMGLGAAAAVTSVSTGIVDHTSESSAKTRASHLVSSSMDKVKMVAEAVVHSGPRVYELSENCCRVLRCLRQSIYAIKLTKANPALASSAKRLLTMGSISAQSGKQVKKAFRGTALAMSRRAWVMNAATTGVALIGDVIDLVKESMRLHKGAKAQSAEELRQQAQELEEKLKVLIQIHESLQSGSTQ, from the exons ATGGACCCGCCACCCTGCGAGGGCTCCCCAG GGAGCAAAAGCTTCATCGAGGAAACAACTGAATACCTTCAGCGCTCATCAGGGAGGGGAGATCTACGGCTGCTGCTGACTGAAGATGGAGCCTGGGAGGCCTTTGTGGCTGAGGCTGAGTTGTCCAG AGCTGATGCAGACGCACTGCGTGATGCTCTCAATGACCTCACAGCAAACATGGCCGAGGaagaccaggacaggctccagaatgAGCTGCAGGACACGGAGAAGTTTGTGGAAGCGTTTCCTCAGGTGAAACTGGAACTCGAGGGACACATCAGGACGCTCCAGGCCCTTGCAGACAGGGTTGACAAGGTTCACAGGGACTGCACCATCTCCAAGGTGGTGGCCGGCTCCACCAGCACTGTCTCCGGGGTCCTGACCCTCCTTGGCCTCGCTCTGGTACCTGTGACAGCTGGGGCCAGTCTGGTGCTCTTGGCAACGGGGATGGGCctgggagcagcagcagctgtgACTAGTGTCTCTACTGGTATCGTGGACCACACAAGTGAGTCATCGGCCAAAACGAGAGCCAGCCACCTGGTGTCAAGCAGCATGGACAAAGTGAAGATGGTTGCAGAGGCCGTGGTTCATTCAGGGCCCCGAGTCTATGAGTTATCCGAGAACTGCTGCCGAGTCCTGCGATGCCTTCGACAGAGCATCTACGCCATCAAGCTCACCAAAGCCAACCCTGCCTTAGCAAGCAGTGCCAAGCGCCTCTTGACCATGGGGAGCATCTCTGCCCAAAGTGGGAAGCAGGTGAAGAAAGCCTTTAGGGGCACTGCCCTGGCCATGAGCAGAAGAGCCTGGGTCATGAATGCAGCCACCACAGGTGTGGCCCTCATTGGGGATGTGATCGACCTTGTGAAAGAATCCATGCGTTTGCACAAGGGGGCAAAGGCGCAGTCGGCTGAGGAGTTGAGGCAGCAGgctcaggagctggaggagaaaTTGAAGGTGCTCATCCAGATCCATGAGAGTTTGCAGTCAGGATCAACTCAGTAG